The genomic interval TACGCCGACGTTGAGAGGCATGCGCGCATCGTAATGCGCTGCCCGCCGCCGCGTCGAGTGCGGTCGGCCGCAAAGCGGTGCCGACGGCAGCCCGTTTATGGTGGCGATGAGTGATGCACCGATGAATCAGCACGACCTGTTCGTCACGGGCGCCGATGGCGGTCCCGTGCCATCCGATGACCCCGGGCCGCGCGTGGACGTGGAGGAAGGCCTGCACCGCCTCGGACTCCGTTCATTTCGCGCCGGGCAGCGAGAGGCTGTCGAGACCCTGCTGGAGGCGCGGCGGCTGCTGCTGGTGGCGCCTACCGGCGGCGGCAAGAGCCTGACCTACCAGCTCCCGGCGGCGCTGCTGCCCGGCACCACCGTGGTGGTCTCGCCGCTGATCGCCCTGATGCACGACCAGGTGGCGGCGCTCGAGCAACGCGGCGTCACCGCCACCTACCTGGCCGGCACGCTGCCCTTCGACGAGGTACGGCGGCGCGTCGCCGCGCTCGCGCGCGGCGCCTTCAAGCTGGTCTACGTGGCCCCCGAGCGCCTGGCCAACACCTGGCTGCGGGCCGCCCTGGAGCGCATCGACTGCCCGCTGGTGGCCGTCGACGAGGCGCACTGCATCAGCACCTGGGGGCACGACTTCCGTCCCGACTACCTGCAGATCGAGGAGCTGCTGCAGCTTCTGCCGCGGGCCCGCGTGCTGGCCTGCACCGCAACCGCCACGCCTGTGGTACGGGACGAGATCCTGGAACGTCTCGGCCTGCCCGCCGGCACGCCGCAGATGATCCACGGCTTCGCGCGGCCCAACCTGGCGCTGCGCGCGGCGGAGGTGCTGGGCAAGCGGGAGCGGGACCGGTTCGTGGACGGCGTGCTGGTCGAGACCCTGAGCACGCCGGGGGCCGCCGCGGGCACGGCCATCGTGTACGCGCCGACGCGGCGCGGCACCGAGGAGGAGGCGGCGCGGCTGGCGCGGCGCGGCTGGGCGGTGGAGGCGTACCACGCCGGCATGTCCGGGGAGCAGCGCGACCGGGTGCAGACCGCCTTCATGGCGGGCGAACTCGAGGTGGTGGTCGCGACCAACGCGTTCGGCATGGGCATCGACCGCGCCGACGTGCGCTGCGTCGCGCACCTGGCGCCGCCCGGGTCGCTGGAAGCGTACTACCAGGAGGCGGGGCGCGCCGGACGCGACGGGGAACCGGCGGTGTGCCTGCTGCTGGTGTCAC from Spirochaetaceae bacterium carries:
- a CDS encoding ATP-dependent DNA helicase; this translates as MSDAPMNQHDLFVTGADGGPVPSDDPGPRVDVEEGLHRLGLRSFRAGQREAVETLLEARRLLLVAPTGGGKSLTYQLPAALLPGTTVVVSPLIALMHDQVAALEQRGVTATYLAGTLPFDEVRRRVAALARGAFKLVYVAPERLANTWLRAALERIDCPLVAVDEAHCISTWGHDFRPDYLQIEELLQLLPRARVLACTATATPVVRDEILERLGLPAGTPQMIHGFARPNLALRAAEVLGKRERDRFVDGVLVETLSTPGAAAGTAIVYAPTRRGTEEEAARLARRGWAVEAYHAGMSGEQRDRVQTAFMAGELEVVVATNAFGMGIDRADVRCVAHLAPPGSLEAYYQEAGRAGRDGEPAVCLLLVSPGDMALRRHLIERDADGGAADAELVRHKWNLFLELMRWAEGGSCRHDAILRYFGDEAETLAGCGRCDVCLRLADEPEQDEQQITVLVRKALSAVARVHTRFGLAAAVKLLKGAADARLQRAGLHHTPTFGILGDHPEEWLLRLLRRCVTAGWVDFSGGDRPVVAITPEGRAVMHGRRPARLLLPPRLRYARVEAAGRGAHGTAAAHAAFQGGLRMSADGAGAAPAGEGAELDARGRELFEALRAFRLAEARRQKVPPYVIASDRSLRDIARLRPGTPGALELAHGIGPTKVERYGAAILEIVRQSE